The following are encoded in a window of Armatimonadota bacterium genomic DNA:
- a CDS encoding sodium:alanine symporter family protein, translated as MEAYSIEKFLDWLNSYLWGPPMLILLIGTHLYLTFRLKIIQRFTPLAIKLSLCKSREGEGDVSQFGALTTALAATIGTGNIVGVATAVALGGPGAILWTWLTGVFGIATKYSEALLAVKYRVRTPDGRMIGGPMYALERGLGMKWAAVLFSIFTAIAAFGIGNMVQSNSISHMANEVAGIPFWITGMILTILTGTVILGGIKSIARVCEALVPFMVIFYVLGCIIILGIGYSNIPSSIALIIKSAFTGKAAAGGFAGATVMMAARYGVARGLFSNESGLGSAPIVAAAAQTKNPVRQALVSSTGTFWDTVVVCLMTGLVLVNTGVWQTGLQGAALTKQSFHHIPIVGPIVLTVGLFVFVFSTILGWSYYGEKAVEYLFGSRAILPYRTLWVGAVMLGSVTTLKVVWSFADAANALMAIPNLAALILLSGVVVAETRKYLWERNLELVAEDEPAVSLAEISANS; from the coding sequence ATGGAAGCTTATAGCATTGAAAAGTTTCTAGACTGGCTGAACAGCTACTTGTGGGGACCTCCAATGCTGATTCTCCTAATTGGCACCCACTTGTACTTAACTTTCCGCCTTAAAATCATCCAGAGGTTCACTCCGCTAGCAATCAAACTATCTTTATGCAAGTCGCGAGAAGGCGAGGGAGACGTGAGTCAATTTGGTGCGCTAACAACTGCACTTGCGGCCACTATTGGCACAGGAAATATCGTTGGCGTCGCAACAGCAGTTGCCTTGGGCGGTCCAGGAGCCATTCTTTGGACCTGGTTGACTGGCGTGTTCGGCATCGCAACAAAGTACTCAGAGGCTCTGCTTGCTGTTAAATATCGCGTTCGGACCCCTGATGGAAGGATGATTGGCGGCCCAATGTACGCTCTGGAACGCGGTTTGGGAATGAAATGGGCTGCAGTGCTCTTTTCCATATTTACAGCAATCGCAGCCTTTGGAATCGGAAATATGGTCCAATCTAACTCGATATCACATATGGCTAATGAGGTCGCGGGAATACCATTTTGGATTACCGGAATGATTCTAACAATTCTGACAGGAACTGTAATTTTGGGGGGCATAAAATCAATTGCCCGCGTATGCGAAGCACTTGTACCATTCATGGTAATCTTTTATGTACTTGGCTGCATAATTATTCTAGGGATAGGTTATTCTAATATACCTAGCTCAATCGCATTAATAATCAAATCGGCATTTACGGGAAAAGCGGCGGCAGGAGGATTTGCAGGGGCTACCGTAATGATGGCAGCAAGATATGGTGTCGCGCGGGGCCTTTTCTCAAACGAATCTGGGCTTGGCTCCGCACCAATAGTGGCGGCCGCGGCACAAACAAAGAACCCTGTGCGACAGGCTCTTGTCTCTTCCACTGGTACGTTTTGGGACACGGTCGTCGTATGTTTGATGACAGGCTTGGTACTCGTAAACACAGGAGTTTGGCAAACTGGGCTCCAGGGTGCAGCACTCACAAAGCAATCCTTCCATCACATCCCTATAGTCGGACCAATTGTATTGACTGTTGGCCTATTTGTTTTCGTATTCTCGACGATTCTTGGGTGGTCATACTATGGAGAGAAAGCCGTGGAATATCTTTTTGGCAGCCGAGCAATTTTACCGTATAGAACATTATGGGTTGGAGCCGTAATGCTAGGATCGGTAACAACACTCAAGGTTGTATGGAGTTTTGCAGACGCGGCAAACGCCCTAATGGCAATTCCAAATCTTGCTGCTCTTATTCTCTTAAGCGGTGTGGTGGTTGCTGAGACACGGAAGTATTTATGGGAGAGAAACCTAGAATTAGTTGCTGAGGATGAACCTGCAGTATCGTTAGCCGAAATCAGTGCAAATAGTTAA
- the queC gene encoding 7-cyano-7-deazaguanine synthase QueC: MSPNNFQNPKAVVLISGGLDSATAAAIAKAEGYELFGITFAYGQRHSKEIISAKKVGESLGCVRHITIEFDLRQWGGSALTDDIEVPLDRQKPEMLSEIPITYVPARNTIFLSFALSYAEVVGADTIVIGVNQLDYSGYPDCREDYLRKFEEMANLATKAGREGHRFRIYAPLLHMTKGEIIRRGVELGVDYSLTWSCYLGQEKPCGRCDSCLLRAEGFREAGVNDPLLAP, from the coding sequence ATGAGCCCAAACAATTTCCAGAATCCCAAGGCAGTGGTTCTCATTTCAGGTGGTTTGGATAGCGCAACAGCAGCGGCGATTGCAAAAGCGGAGGGTTATGAACTTTTTGGCATAACTTTCGCGTATGGCCAGCGCCACTCGAAGGAGATTATAAGTGCAAAGAAAGTCGGCGAGTCACTTGGTTGCGTTCGCCACATCACAATAGAATTCGACTTGCGCCAATGGGGTGGAAGTGCCCTAACAGATGATATTGAGGTTCCACTCGACCGTCAAAAACCTGAAATGTTGTCAGAGATTCCTATTACCTATGTTCCGGCGCGAAATACAATATTTTTGTCTTTCGCTTTGAGTTATGCCGAAGTAGTTGGGGCAGATACAATTGTAATTGGTGTTAATCAGCTTGATTATAGCGGTTATCCAGATTGTAGAGAGGACTATCTGCGGAAGTTTGAGGAGATGGCGAACCTAGCGACGAAAGCGGGCAGAGAGGGCCATCGGTTTCGCATTTATGCTCCTCTTCTTCATATGACGAAGGGCGAAATAATAAGACGTGGTGTTGAGCTTGGGGTTGACTATTCGCTAACTTGGAGTTGCTATCTGGGCCAGGAAAAGCCTTGTGGCAGGTGCGATTCTTGCCTCCTGCGTGCCGAGGGATTTCGTGAGGCTGGAGTCAATGACCCACTATTGGCGCCTTAA
- a CDS encoding DNA polymerase III subunit alpha, producing the protein MSTPEFVHLHVHSEYSLLDGACRIQGLIERALEMNMQAIAITDHGVMYGNISFYCEAKDAGIKPILGCEVYVAKESRTRRDPRLDKDQHHLVLLAQSEKGYKNLIKLVSLAHSEGFYYKPRVDKELLSQYSGDLIALTACLAGEVPYHILQGDIVQAEKSLGDYVDIFGRENVYLELMDHGLSEQEPVNRALVEMAARMNLKVVATNDVHYIAKEDAVPHDVLLCIQTGSTLDDPNRLRFGSEEFYLKSPEEMASVFGHLPDALKNTLEIAERCNCSFDFSQLNLPDPGIPAGVDPGEYMEAEARAGLLAKFGGKVPEDYEKRFRYECDVIKQCGFAKYMMIVRDFTNFAREQGIYVGIRGSAAGSLVCYALGITDVDPIEYGLTFERFLNPERAEMPDVDLDIQDDRREELIQYVINKYGKDRVGQIATFGSLKARAAVRDCGRVLGMDPHEVDRIAKMIPTVPVGMTIDMALEENPELAEEYQNNREVARLLDTARTLEGINRNVGIHAAGILISDEPLTNHVPVHYGSKGEVVAQLAKKDIAKVGLLKMDFLGLANLTILANAVKNVKRHRGIDIDILKIPLDDQKTFEMLARGDTNGVFQLEGTGMRRNVMELKPNSVRELAAIVALYRPGPMGEISKFIRSKFGQQPIEYLHPLLEPILKETYGVICYQEQVLNIARAIAGFTLGQADVLRKAMSSKNRTILDKQRERFIEGAKNNGIDAEIAAKIYDQIEPFAGYAFNKAHAVCYAFVAYRTAYMKANYPVEYYAALISANMDDKDSLAVYIEDCKRLGIEILPPDINASGVEFEVENGAIRFGLGAVKNVGRGVIDVIIAERERGGPFVSLHEFCRRVCDSTVTRSAIECLIKIGAFDSINKNRAQLLFILEDALMVAAKAQRDKRIGQVSLFGSDAVHEETSFMEPAMLPQVKEATKNDILAWEKELLGLYLSDHPLLQFQEKFKKLGVVSSEQLKEKSEKEEVVVGGVITRIRKVRTKKNEPMAFVTIEDFAGAIDVTVFPSVYEEYKKWLVNDGIVVVKGKANRRERIREDEETSSEQVGVICDSITPLSDGINGNNNGKLPKSVIVEIADLDRQSLRMLQELLQKSPGENPVFFHIKANGGIKKYFLKNKVEPTPKLLTEIRQIVGNDAVWLE; encoded by the coding sequence ATGTCAACTCCTGAGTTTGTGCATCTGCATGTTCATTCTGAATACAGCCTGCTAGACGGTGCTTGTCGCATCCAAGGGCTAATCGAACGAGCATTAGAAATGAACATGCAGGCTATTGCTATTACCGACCATGGCGTCATGTATGGCAACATAAGCTTCTATTGCGAGGCAAAGGATGCAGGTATCAAGCCTATTTTAGGATGCGAGGTTTATGTTGCAAAGGAATCAAGGACGCGTCGCGACCCAAGGCTGGATAAAGACCAACATCACCTCGTGCTTCTAGCGCAGTCAGAAAAAGGTTATAAGAACCTCATTAAGCTGGTAAGCCTTGCCCATTCTGAGGGATTCTACTACAAACCACGCGTTGATAAAGAGCTCTTAAGCCAATACAGCGGCGACCTAATTGCATTGACTGCATGCTTAGCAGGCGAAGTTCCATACCACATACTACAAGGAGATATTGTTCAAGCAGAGAAGTCCCTTGGAGATTACGTAGACATTTTCGGTAGAGAGAATGTTTACCTGGAGCTGATGGACCATGGTCTTTCCGAGCAGGAGCCTGTCAATCGGGCACTAGTTGAGATGGCTGCTCGCATGAACCTCAAGGTCGTTGCCACGAATGACGTTCATTATATCGCCAAAGAAGATGCAGTGCCGCACGACGTCCTGCTGTGTATCCAAACTGGTTCTACGCTTGACGACCCAAATCGCTTAAGGTTTGGGTCGGAAGAATTTTACTTAAAGAGCCCTGAGGAAATGGCTAGTGTTTTTGGCCATCTGCCGGATGCGCTCAAAAATACCCTAGAAATAGCCGAACGGTGCAACTGCAGTTTTGATTTCAGCCAACTTAATCTTCCAGACCCTGGTATTCCCGCGGGGGTTGACCCAGGAGAATACATGGAAGCTGAAGCGCGCGCTGGCTTGCTTGCAAAGTTTGGCGGTAAAGTACCCGAAGACTACGAAAAACGCTTTAGGTATGAGTGTGATGTCATTAAGCAGTGTGGCTTTGCGAAGTATATGATGATTGTTCGCGACTTCACCAACTTTGCACGCGAGCAAGGTATTTACGTTGGAATTCGTGGTTCAGCAGCAGGAAGCTTGGTTTGCTATGCCCTCGGAATTACGGATGTAGACCCTATCGAATACGGTCTAACGTTCGAGCGATTTCTAAATCCTGAGCGGGCTGAGATGCCCGATGTTGACCTTGATATTCAAGATGACCGTCGAGAAGAGTTGATTCAATATGTGATAAATAAGTATGGCAAGGACAGAGTAGGCCAAATAGCCACCTTTGGCAGCCTCAAGGCTCGAGCGGCCGTTCGTGATTGTGGACGCGTACTCGGTATGGACCCACATGAGGTTGACCGAATAGCGAAAATGATCCCCACTGTCCCAGTTGGCATGACCATTGACATGGCGCTCGAGGAAAATCCAGAGCTTGCAGAGGAGTATCAGAATAATCGGGAAGTAGCTCGCTTGTTAGATACTGCGCGCACGCTGGAAGGCATTAACCGCAATGTTGGTATTCATGCAGCTGGAATACTAATTTCTGATGAGCCGCTTACAAATCACGTGCCTGTCCACTATGGCAGTAAAGGTGAAGTAGTCGCTCAGCTGGCAAAGAAAGATATAGCCAAGGTTGGCCTTTTAAAGATGGATTTCCTAGGCTTGGCGAACCTTACAATACTGGCAAATGCCGTAAAGAACGTCAAGCGCCATCGGGGTATTGATATAGATATTTTGAAAATACCGCTCGACGACCAAAAAACCTTCGAAATGCTGGCCAGGGGCGATACAAATGGAGTCTTTCAGCTAGAAGGTACTGGTATGCGGCGAAATGTTATGGAACTCAAACCAAACTCTGTTAGAGAGCTGGCTGCCATTGTTGCCCTATATCGCCCAGGCCCAATGGGAGAGATATCCAAATTTATTAGGTCGAAGTTTGGCCAACAGCCAATTGAATATCTTCACCCACTTCTTGAGCCAATCTTAAAAGAAACCTATGGCGTCATCTGCTATCAGGAGCAAGTTCTGAATATAGCTCGGGCCATAGCTGGTTTTACTCTTGGTCAAGCTGATGTGCTCAGAAAAGCGATGTCAAGCAAGAATCGCACGATTCTCGACAAACAACGCGAACGGTTCATTGAGGGCGCCAAGAACAATGGAATTGATGCGGAGATAGCAGCAAAAATTTATGACCAGATTGAGCCATTTGCCGGCTATGCTTTCAACAAAGCCCACGCCGTATGCTATGCCTTTGTCGCATATAGAACTGCATACATGAAAGCAAACTATCCCGTGGAATACTATGCGGCGCTTATTTCGGCAAACATGGACGACAAGGATAGTCTGGCTGTATATATAGAGGATTGCAAGCGGCTTGGTATCGAAATTTTGCCCCCAGATATTAACGCAAGCGGTGTCGAGTTTGAAGTAGAGAATGGAGCAATCCGTTTTGGTTTGGGAGCTGTAAAAAACGTGGGCCGTGGTGTGATAGACGTAATCATCGCTGAAAGGGAGAGGGGAGGACCATTCGTTTCACTGCATGAGTTTTGCCGTCGTGTTTGCGATTCTACAGTGACACGAAGCGCTATTGAGTGCCTAATTAAGATTGGTGCTTTCGATTCTATCAACAAGAACAGAGCGCAGTTGCTTTTCATCTTAGAGGATGCCCTTATGGTGGCAGCTAAAGCCCAAAGAGATAAGCGAATTGGTCAGGTTTCACTCTTTGGCTCCGACGCAGTACATGAGGAAACGTCCTTTATGGAGCCGGCTATGCTTCCACAGGTAAAAGAGGCTACCAAGAATGACATACTTGCATGGGAGAAGGAGCTTCTTGGTTTGTATCTGTCCGACCATCCATTGCTGCAATTTCAGGAGAAGTTTAAGAAGCTTGGTGTTGTCAGTAGCGAGCAATTAAAGGAAAAATCCGAAAAAGAAGAAGTAGTTGTCGGCGGAGTTATTACCCGCATTCGGAAAGTTCGAACGAAAAAGAATGAACCAATGGCTTTTGTTACTATAGAAGATTTTGCTGGAGCAATTGATGTTACTGTATTTCCGTCGGTATACGAAGAGTATAAGAAATGGCTAGTAAACGATGGAATTGTTGTAGTGAAAGGCAAGGCAAATCGCAGGGAACGTATTAGGGAAGATGAGGAAACTTCTTCGGAGCAGGTCGGAGTCATCTGTGATAGCATCACTCCCTTATCTGATGGAATAAATGGTAATAATAATGGCAAACTACCTAAATCGGTCATTGTGGAGATTGCCGATTTAGATAGACAGAGCCTAAGAATGCTCCAGGAATTATTGCAAAAGTCTCCAGGCGAGAACCCGGTCTTTTTCCACATCAAGGCAAACGGCGGAATAAAAAAATATTTCCTCAAAAACAAAGTTGAACCCACCCCCAAACTACTCACCGAAATTCGACAAATTGTTGGCAACGACGCAGTTTGGTTGGAATGA